A single Streptomyces sp. Edi2 DNA region contains:
- a CDS encoding DUF2752 domain-containing protein produces the protein MSEPAARPRPEARLHGGLPRRLAAPLGVLAAATAAFACLGIVDPNEPGHYPVCPLLHLTGLFCPACGGLRSAHAVAHGDLVAALGANALAVAGYAACAVFWARWAGRAVRGRPTAGPRPRAVHWWALGGLLLVFTVVRNLPFGSGLAP, from the coding sequence GTGAGCGAACCCGCGGCGCGGCCCCGGCCCGAAGCCCGACTCCACGGCGGGCTGCCCCGCCGTCTGGCGGCGCCCCTGGGCGTCCTGGCCGCCGCCACCGCCGCCTTCGCCTGCCTCGGCATCGTCGACCCGAACGAGCCCGGCCACTACCCGGTCTGCCCCCTGCTGCACCTCACCGGCCTCTTCTGCCCGGCCTGCGGCGGCCTGCGCAGCGCCCATGCCGTCGCCCACGGCGATCTCGTGGCGGCGCTGGGCGCCAATGCCCTCGCGGTGGCCGGGTACGCCGCCTGTGCGGTCTTCTGGGCCCGCTGGGCGGGCCGTGCGGTGCGCGGACGCCCTACGGCGGGCCCGCGGCCGCGAGCCGTCCACTGGTGGGCGCTGGGCGGCCTGCTGCTGGTCTTCACGGTCGTCCGCAACCTCCCCTTCGGCAGCGGGCTGGCACCGTGA
- a CDS encoding Rid family hydrolase: MTIERVRTPNPWEEKIGFARAVAAGDRVLVAGTMPLVDGVLVGEGDPYEQTKAAFTHALDALKPFGLGADAVLRTRVYLTHLRDVDAAGRAHRELFEAAPPVSSLVVVSGFVDPRVLVEVELEAFRELSERPEPT; encoded by the coding sequence ATGACCATCGAGCGCGTACGGACCCCCAATCCCTGGGAAGAGAAGATCGGCTTCGCACGCGCCGTGGCGGCCGGCGACCGGGTCCTGGTCGCCGGCACGATGCCACTGGTCGACGGCGTTCTTGTGGGGGAGGGCGACCCGTACGAACAGACCAAGGCCGCCTTCACCCACGCGCTGGATGCGCTCAAACCCTTCGGCCTCGGCGCCGACGCGGTCCTGCGCACCCGTGTGTACCTCACCCACCTGCGCGATGTGGACGCGGCCGGCCGCGCCCACCGGGAGCTCTTCGAGGCCGCGCCGCCCGTTTCGAGCCTGGTCGTGGTCTCCGGCTTCGTCGACCCCCGTGTGCTGGTGGAAGTGGAACTGGAAGCTTTCCGAGAACTGTCAGAGAGGCCTGAACCGACATGA
- a CDS encoding succinate dehydrogenase cytochrome b subunit yields the protein MALDTRTGRRPSFAGLLWRSTVGKKTAMAVSGLVMLLYLVVHMLGNLKIFFGAADFDAYAAWLRTIGEPFLHHEWFLWIARVVLLAAVVVHAVAAYQLSRRDLAARPVKYARPSPGHHPGPRRLASRLPLPAPGRRASYATRTMRWGGVILGLFLVWHLLDLTTLTVNPRAEAGHPYANVVATFSTWYGNAVYLVAMLALGLHVRHGFWSAAQTLGANRPGRDRTLKALANALAAVLTAGFLAVPVAVMTGVVS from the coding sequence ATGGCACTGGACACACGGACGGGCCGACGGCCGTCCTTCGCGGGCCTCCTGTGGCGCTCGACCGTCGGCAAGAAGACGGCGATGGCCGTCAGCGGCCTCGTGATGCTGCTGTATCTGGTCGTCCATATGCTGGGCAACCTCAAGATCTTCTTCGGTGCGGCGGACTTCGATGCGTACGCCGCCTGGCTGCGCACCATCGGCGAGCCGTTCCTGCACCACGAGTGGTTCCTGTGGATCGCGCGGGTGGTGCTGCTGGCCGCGGTCGTGGTGCATGCGGTGGCCGCGTACCAGCTCAGCCGTCGCGACCTGGCCGCCCGGCCGGTGAAGTACGCCCGCCCGTCGCCCGGCCACCACCCCGGGCCGAGGCGCCTCGCGTCGCGCCTGCCTCTCCCGGCGCCCGGCCGCCGCGCGAGCTACGCCACCCGGACGATGCGCTGGGGCGGTGTCATCCTCGGCCTGTTCCTCGTCTGGCACCTCCTGGACCTGACGACGCTGACGGTGAATCCGCGCGCCGAGGCAGGACACCCGTACGCGAACGTGGTCGCCACCTTCTCCACCTGGTACGGCAACGCCGTCTACCTCGTGGCGATGCTCGCCCTGGGCCTGCACGTCCGGCACGGCTTCTGGAGCGCCGCGCAGACGCTGGGCGCCAACCGGCCCGGCCGCGACCGGACGCTCAAGGCCCTCGCGAACGCCCTCGCCGCCGTCCTGACCGCGGGCTTCCTCGCCGTCCCCGTCGCCGTGATGACCGGAGTAGTGAGCTGA
- a CDS encoding fumarate reductase/succinate dehydrogenase flavoprotein subunit, translated as MTSTTEPTPTPEPMSTNEPKPTAGPAPAPTAEATPTARTAPAPVTTPYASYADYPTGAPVADTAAPGGPVAERWDRRRFEARLVGPANRRKHTVIVVGTGLAGGAAGATLAEQGYHVEQFCYQDSPRRAHSIAAQGGINAAKNYRNDGDSVHRLFHDTVKGGDFRARESNVHRLAQISVGIIDQCVAQGVPFAREYGGLLDTRSFGGVQVSRTFYARGQTGQQLLLGAYQALSRQIAAGTVRLHARTEMLDLIVVDGRARGIVARDLVTGRIECHIADAVVLASGGYGNVFYLSTNAMHSNATAIWRAHRRGAYFANPCFTQIHPTCIPRTGDHQSKLTLMSESLRNDGRIWVPKARGDVRPPDRIPEEERDYYLERRYPSFGNLVPRDIASRAAKSVCDEGRGVGPGGQGVYLDFADAIARTGRAAVEEKYGNLFDMYARITAENPYETPMRIYPAVHYTMGGLWVDYDLQTTVPGLFAIGEANFSDHGANRLGASALMQGLADGYFVLPPALNDYLARTPLAPVDEGHPAAVAAAAETTARLTRLLAVDGDRTPDSFHREIGALLWEYCGMARTDEGLRTALDRIPRIREEFWRRVKVPGTGEEFNQSLEKAHRIVDYLELAELMCLDALHRAESCGGHFREESQTPDGEAARRDEEFSYAAAWEFTATGAAPVLHKEDLVFEYVHPTQRSYA; from the coding sequence ATGACATCGACCACCGAGCCGACTCCGACCCCCGAGCCGATGTCGACCAACGAGCCGAAGCCGACTGCCGGTCCGGCTCCGGCTCCGACTGCCGAGGCGACGCCGACCGCCCGCACGGCTCCGGCCCCCGTCACGACGCCGTACGCCAGCTACGCCGACTACCCGACCGGCGCCCCCGTCGCCGACACCGCGGCCCCCGGCGGGCCGGTCGCCGAGCGCTGGGACCGCCGCCGCTTCGAGGCCAGGCTCGTGGGCCCGGCCAACCGCCGCAAGCACACCGTCATCGTCGTCGGCACCGGTCTCGCGGGCGGTGCGGCGGGCGCCACCCTCGCCGAACAGGGCTACCACGTCGAGCAGTTCTGCTACCAGGACTCCCCGCGCCGGGCGCACTCCATCGCCGCCCAGGGCGGGATCAACGCGGCGAAGAACTACCGCAACGACGGCGACTCCGTCCACCGGCTCTTCCACGACACCGTCAAGGGCGGCGACTTCCGCGCCCGGGAGTCCAATGTGCACCGGCTCGCGCAGATCTCCGTCGGGATCATCGACCAGTGCGTGGCCCAGGGTGTGCCGTTCGCCCGCGAGTACGGCGGCCTGCTCGACACCCGCTCCTTCGGCGGCGTCCAGGTCTCCCGTACGTTCTACGCCCGCGGCCAGACGGGGCAGCAACTGCTGCTCGGGGCCTATCAGGCGCTCTCCCGGCAGATCGCGGCCGGGACGGTGCGCCTGCATGCCCGTACCGAAATGCTCGACCTGATCGTCGTCGACGGCCGGGCCCGCGGCATCGTCGCCCGGGACCTGGTCACCGGCCGGATCGAATGCCACATCGCGGATGCGGTGGTCCTGGCGTCCGGCGGCTACGGCAACGTCTTCTACCTGTCGACGAACGCCATGCACTCCAACGCCACCGCGATCTGGCGGGCGCACCGGCGCGGGGCGTACTTCGCCAACCCCTGCTTCACCCAGATCCACCCCACCTGCATCCCGCGCACCGGCGACCACCAGTCCAAGCTCACGCTGATGAGCGAGTCGCTGCGCAACGACGGCCGGATCTGGGTCCCGAAGGCCCGGGGCGACGTCCGCCCGCCCGACCGGATCCCCGAGGAGGAGCGCGACTACTACCTGGAGCGCCGCTACCCCTCCTTCGGCAATCTCGTGCCCCGCGACATCGCCTCGCGCGCCGCCAAGAGCGTCTGCGACGAGGGCCGCGGCGTCGGTCCCGGCGGTCAGGGCGTGTACCTGGACTTCGCCGACGCGATCGCCCGGACGGGCAGGGCCGCGGTCGAGGAGAAGTACGGCAACCTCTTCGACATGTACGCGCGGATCACCGCGGAGAACCCGTACGAGACGCCGATGCGGATCTACCCCGCTGTGCACTACACGATGGGCGGCCTGTGGGTCGACTACGACCTGCAGACCACCGTCCCCGGCCTGTTCGCCATCGGGGAGGCCAACTTCTCCGACCACGGCGCCAACCGCCTCGGCGCCTCCGCCCTGATGCAGGGCCTCGCCGACGGCTACTTCGTCCTGCCGCCGGCCCTCAACGACTACCTGGCCCGCACCCCCCTCGCCCCCGTGGACGAGGGCCACCCGGCGGCCGTCGCGGCCGCCGCGGAGACCACGGCACGCCTGACGCGGCTGCTCGCCGTGGACGGCGACCGCACTCCCGACTCCTTCCACCGCGAGATCGGCGCCCTGTTGTGGGAGTACTGCGGAATGGCCCGCACGGACGAGGGGCTGCGCACGGCCCTCGACCGGATTCCGCGGATCCGCGAGGAGTTCTGGCGCCGCGTCAAGGTGCCCGGCACCGGCGAGGAGTTCAACCAGTCCCTGGAGAAGGCCCACCGCATCGTCGACTACCTGGAGCTCGCCGAGCTGATGTGCCTCGACGCACTGCACCGCGCCGAGTCCTGCGGCGGCCACTTCCGCGAGGAGTCGCAGACCCCCGACGGCGAGGCCGCCCGCCGGGACGAGGAGTTCTCCTACGCGGCCGCCTGGGAGTTCACCGCCACCGGCGCGGCCCCCGTCCTCCACAAGGAAGACCTGGTCTTCGAGTACGTCCACCCCACCCAGCGGAGCTACGCATGA
- the hisI gene encoding phosphoribosyl-AMP cyclohydrolase translates to MSSRAATPDTTPALDPAIAARLKRGADGLVPAIAQQYDTGEVLMLGWMDDEALHRTLTTGRCTYWSRSRQEYWVKGDTSGHVQHVKSVALDCDADTLLVRVDQVGAACHTGDRTCFDADVLTTGAGQDQ, encoded by the coding sequence ATGAGCAGCCGCGCCGCCACCCCGGACACCACCCCCGCCCTGGACCCCGCCATCGCCGCCCGCCTCAAGCGCGGCGCCGACGGCCTGGTCCCCGCCATCGCCCAGCAGTACGACACCGGCGAGGTGCTGATGCTCGGCTGGATGGACGACGAGGCGCTGCACCGCACCCTCACCACAGGACGCTGCACCTACTGGTCCCGCAGCCGCCAGGAGTACTGGGTCAAGGGCGACACCTCCGGCCACGTCCAGCACGTCAAGTCGGTGGCGCTGGACTGCGACGCCGACACCCTCCTGGTCCGCGTCGACCAGGTCGGCGCCGCGTGCCACACCGGCGACCGCACCTGCTTCGATGCGGACGTACTGACCACCGGGGCCGGTCAGGACCAGTAG
- the trpC gene encoding indole-3-glycerol phosphate synthase TrpC gives MSVLDEIIDGVRADLAERQARVGLDELKERAQKARPAKDGVAALKGESVTVICEVKRSSPSKGALAAIADPAGLAADYEAGGAAVISVLTEQRKFGGSLADLEAVRAKVDIPVLRKDFIVTAYQLWEARAYGADLALLIVSALEQEALVSLIERAESIGLTPLVEVHDEEEVARAVDAGAKIIGVNARNLKTLEVDRGNFARIAPEIPDHIVKIAESGVRGPHDLIAYANDGADAVLVGESLVTGKDPRTAVADLVAAGSHPAIRHGRS, from the coding sequence GTGAGTGTGCTCGACGAGATCATCGACGGCGTCCGTGCCGACCTCGCAGAGCGGCAGGCGCGCGTCGGCCTCGACGAGCTCAAGGAGCGGGCCCAGAAGGCACGTCCCGCCAAGGACGGCGTCGCCGCGCTCAAGGGCGAGAGCGTCACGGTGATCTGCGAGGTCAAGCGCTCCAGCCCGTCCAAGGGCGCGCTTGCCGCGATCGCCGACCCGGCCGGTCTGGCCGCCGACTACGAGGCGGGCGGCGCGGCGGTCATCTCCGTCCTGACCGAGCAGCGCAAGTTCGGCGGTTCGCTGGCCGACCTGGAGGCCGTCCGCGCCAAGGTCGACATCCCCGTGCTGCGCAAGGACTTCATCGTCACCGCCTACCAGCTGTGGGAGGCCCGTGCCTACGGTGCCGACCTCGCGCTGCTGATCGTCTCCGCGCTGGAGCAGGAGGCCCTGGTCTCGCTGATCGAGCGGGCCGAGTCGATCGGCCTGACGCCGCTGGTCGAGGTGCACGACGAGGAAGAGGTCGCCCGCGCGGTGGACGCCGGCGCGAAGATCATCGGTGTCAACGCCCGCAATCTGAAGACCCTCGAGGTCGACCGCGGCAACTTCGCCCGGATCGCCCCCGAGATCCCCGACCACATCGTCAAGATCGCCGAGTCCGGGGTGCGCGGGCCGCACGACCTGATCGCGTACGCCAATGACGGCGCGGACGCGGTGCTGGTCGGCGAGTCGCTGGTGACCGGCAAGGACCCCAGGACCGCGGTCGCCGACCTGGTCGCCGCGGGCTCCCACCCGGCGATCCGGCACGGCCGGTCCTGA
- a CDS encoding succinate dehydrogenase/fumarate reductase iron-sulfur subunit, producing MKLTLRIWRQQHADAPGALSTYEVDGISPDMSFLEMLDTLNEELLLSGDDPVAFDHDCREGICGACSLVINGEAHGPERTTTCQLHMRSFRDGDTLDIEPWRAAAFPVVKDLVVDRSAFDRIIGSGGYITAPTGAAPEAHATAVPKPAADTAFEHAECIGCGACVAACPNGSAMLFTAAKVVHLNSLPQGAPERESRVLDMVGRMDAEGFGGCTNTGACATACPKGIPLFSIATMNREFVRAARKGR from the coding sequence ATGAAGCTCACCCTGCGCATCTGGCGCCAGCAGCACGCCGACGCCCCGGGCGCCCTGTCCACCTACGAGGTGGACGGCATCTCACCGGACATGTCGTTCCTGGAAATGCTCGACACCCTCAACGAAGAGCTCCTGCTGAGCGGTGACGATCCGGTCGCCTTCGACCACGACTGCCGCGAGGGCATCTGCGGCGCCTGCTCGCTCGTCATCAACGGCGAGGCGCACGGCCCCGAGCGGACCACCACCTGCCAGCTGCACATGCGGTCCTTCCGGGACGGCGACACCCTCGACATCGAGCCGTGGCGGGCCGCCGCCTTCCCGGTCGTCAAGGACCTGGTCGTCGACCGCTCCGCCTTCGACCGCATCATCGGGTCCGGCGGCTACATCACGGCCCCGACCGGCGCCGCCCCCGAGGCACACGCCACCGCCGTACCCAAACCGGCCGCCGACACCGCCTTCGAGCACGCCGAGTGCATCGGCTGCGGCGCCTGCGTGGCGGCCTGCCCCAACGGCTCGGCGATGCTCTTCACCGCCGCCAAGGTCGTCCACCTCAACTCCCTGCCCCAGGGCGCCCCGGAACGGGAGAGCCGCGTCCTGGACATGGTGGGACGGATGGACGCCGAGGGCTTTGGCGGCTGCACGAATACCGGGGCGTGCGCGACGGCCTGCCCCAAGGGGATCCCGCTCTTCAGCATCGCCACGATGAACCGGGAGTTCGTCCGGGCGGCACGCAAGGGGCGGTGA
- a CDS encoding TIGR02234 family membrane protein, whose product MSAVPQTPAETEPSVTPGPTPAKSASRAKRSLALALPAGAVGAALALLASGRTWAEGTAVLAQGELPRSVTGADVTGVPGALAVVGLAALVAVFAVRRTGRIAVAVLLTLSGVGIAVAAVLGNSDTSALREKAATAVGLTSAGVHHVTHTGWPWVAAAGGLLLLLAGLLALVCGRHWPAMSGRYERTPGGGRGPRRTPPAPDLDRPEEIWKSLDRGEDPTR is encoded by the coding sequence GTGAGTGCCGTACCCCAGACCCCTGCCGAGACCGAGCCCTCGGTCACGCCCGGGCCCACGCCGGCCAAGTCCGCCTCCCGTGCCAAGCGCAGTCTCGCCCTGGCGCTGCCGGCCGGTGCGGTCGGCGCCGCCCTGGCGCTGCTGGCCTCCGGCCGCACCTGGGCCGAGGGCACCGCCGTGCTGGCCCAGGGCGAGTTGCCGCGCAGCGTGACCGGTGCCGATGTGACCGGTGTGCCCGGCGCGCTGGCCGTCGTCGGGCTGGCCGCGCTGGTCGCCGTCTTCGCGGTGCGCCGCACCGGCCGGATCGCGGTCGCCGTTCTGCTCACGCTCAGCGGCGTGGGCATCGCCGTCGCCGCGGTGCTGGGCAACTCCGACACCTCGGCGCTGCGCGAGAAGGCCGCCACCGCGGTCGGACTGACCAGCGCCGGTGTGCATCACGTCACGCACACCGGATGGCCGTGGGTGGCCGCCGCCGGCGGTCTGCTGCTGCTGCTCGCCGGGCTGCTGGCACTGGTCTGCGGGCGTCACTGGCCTGCCATGTCGGGCCGCTACGAGCGCACGCCGGGTGGCGGCCGCGGCCCGCGCCGGACGCCGCCCGCGCCGGATCTGGACCGGCCCGAGGAGATCTGGAAGTCCCTGGACCGCGGTGAGGACCCCACCCGGTAA
- a CDS encoding LysR substrate-binding domain-containing protein, whose product MQLQQLRYFTAVADTRHFTRAAEREHVAQPSLSQQIRSLERELGAELFHRARGHITLTDAGETLLPFARRILADAESARREVQEVARLRRGRLRLGAPPSLCASLVPDVLRAFHTAYPGVELLVTEDGSQDLVRALADGALDLALVITPLPVQAPALTTSDLLREELVVVSAPDRPAPVGRRTRIRVEDLQDRPLAMFRRGYDLREFTTAACRSAGFEPAFTVEGGEMDAVLGFVRAGLGLAVVPSMVAERSGLRVTRFSTPGMHRVVSVAHRGDVSPPRAARELERILRDRLEPDGP is encoded by the coding sequence ATGCAGCTGCAGCAGCTCCGCTACTTCACGGCCGTGGCCGACACCCGGCACTTCACCCGCGCCGCCGAGCGCGAACATGTCGCCCAGCCCTCCCTTTCGCAGCAGATCCGTTCGCTGGAGAGGGAGTTGGGAGCGGAGCTCTTTCACCGCGCCCGCGGCCACATCACCCTCACCGACGCCGGCGAGACACTGCTGCCGTTCGCCCGGCGGATCCTCGCCGATGCCGAGAGCGCCCGTCGCGAGGTCCAGGAGGTCGCCCGGCTGCGCCGCGGGCGGCTGCGCCTCGGCGCCCCGCCCAGCCTGTGCGCCAGCCTCGTCCCCGACGTCCTGCGGGCCTTCCACACCGCGTATCCGGGGGTGGAGCTCCTGGTGACCGAGGACGGCTCGCAGGACCTCGTCAGGGCGCTGGCCGACGGCGCACTGGACCTGGCCCTGGTCATCACCCCGCTCCCGGTCCAGGCCCCCGCGCTGACCACCTCCGACCTGCTGCGCGAGGAACTGGTCGTGGTCTCCGCGCCCGACCGCCCGGCCCCGGTCGGCCGGCGCACCCGCATCCGGGTGGAGGATCTGCAGGACCGGCCGCTGGCCATGTTCCGCCGCGGCTACGACCTGCGAGAATTCACCACCGCTGCGTGCCGGTCGGCCGGTTTCGAGCCCGCCTTCACCGTCGAGGGCGGCGAGATGGACGCGGTCCTCGGCTTCGTCCGGGCCGGGCTGGGCCTCGCCGTGGTCCCCAGCATGGTCGCCGAACGCTCCGGCCTGCGCGTCACCCGCTTCTCGACGCCCGGTATGCACCGTGTGGTCTCCGTCGCCCACCGGGGCGATGTCTCCCCGCCGCGGGCCGCCCGGGAGCTGGAGCGCATTCTGCGCGACCGCCTGGAGCCGGACGGCCCCTGA
- the hisF gene encoding imidazole glycerol phosphate synthase subunit HisF — translation MTLAVRVIPCLDVDNGRVVKGVNFQNLRDAGDPVEMAKIYGEEGADELTFLDITASSGNRETTYDVVRRTAEQVFIPLTVGGGVRTPEDVDKLLRAGADKVGVNTAAIARPDVIREIAERFGSQVLVLSVDARRTDAGTPSGYEVTTHGGRRGTGIDAVEWAHRAAELGAGEILLNSMDADGTKDGYDVAMIEAVRKHVTVPVIASGGAGRLDDFAPAVAAGADAVLAASVFHFGDLRIAQVKDALRGAGHPVR, via the coding sequence ATGACCCTGGCGGTCCGAGTCATCCCTTGCCTGGACGTCGACAACGGCCGGGTCGTCAAGGGCGTCAACTTCCAGAACCTGCGCGACGCGGGTGATCCGGTCGAGATGGCGAAGATCTACGGCGAGGAGGGCGCAGACGAGCTGACCTTCCTCGACATCACCGCCTCCTCCGGCAACCGCGAGACCACCTACGACGTGGTCCGCCGCACCGCCGAGCAGGTCTTCATCCCCCTCACGGTGGGCGGCGGCGTCCGCACCCCCGAGGACGTGGACAAGCTGCTGCGGGCCGGCGCGGACAAGGTTGGCGTCAACACCGCCGCCATCGCCCGCCCCGACGTGATCCGCGAGATCGCCGAGCGCTTCGGCAGCCAGGTCCTGGTCCTCTCGGTCGACGCCCGCCGCACCGACGCGGGGACCCCGTCCGGCTACGAGGTCACCACCCACGGCGGCCGCCGCGGCACCGGCATCGACGCCGTGGAGTGGGCCCACCGCGCCGCCGAACTGGGCGCCGGCGAAATCCTCCTCAACTCCATGGACGCCGACGGCACCAAGGACGGCTACGACGTCGCGATGATCGAGGCCGTCCGCAAGCACGTCACCGTCCCGGTGATCGCCTCCGGCGGCGCCGGCCGGCTCGACGACTTCGCCCCGGCCGTCGCGGCCGGCGCCGACGCGGTCCTGGCCGCCTCCGTCTTCCACTTCGGCGACCTGCGCATCGCCCAGGTCAAGGACGCCCTCCGGGGGGCCGGACACCCCGTGCGCTGA
- a CDS encoding HGxxPAAW family protein: protein MSSSGHGHTPAAWTGVIISFIGFCVSGAFIVLGNVPGFWAGIVLIGLGALAGGLMRAAGLGQEPKRSAKPRPQAQAQPQEG from the coding sequence ATGTCGAGCAGTGGCCACGGACACACCCCCGCCGCCTGGACCGGCGTCATCATCTCGTTCATCGGCTTCTGTGTCTCCGGAGCCTTCATCGTGCTGGGGAACGTGCCCGGCTTCTGGGCCGGCATCGTGCTGATCGGCCTCGGCGCCCTGGCGGGCGGTCTGATGCGCGCGGCCGGCCTGGGCCAGGAGCCCAAGCGCTCGGCCAAGCCGCGCCCCCAGGCGCAGGCGCAGCCGCAGGAGGGCTGA
- a CDS encoding TIGR03085 family metal-binding protein yields MSTHAKRERLLLADLLESAGPEAPTLCENWSARDLAAHVVVRERRPDAAGGLLVKPLAARLERVQAEFAGKPYEELIRLIRTGPPRMSPFALKQIDEASNTVEFYVHAEDVRRAQPDWTARELDPVFSDALWSRIERMARVLGRKSPVGLVLRRPDGRTAVAHRGTPVVTVVGEPGELTMFAFGRQEAAEVELDGDKDAIERLRAAKLGV; encoded by the coding sequence ATGTCGACCCATGCGAAGCGTGAACGGCTCCTTCTCGCCGACCTGTTGGAGAGCGCCGGCCCCGAGGCGCCGACGCTGTGCGAGAACTGGAGCGCGCGGGACCTGGCCGCGCATGTGGTGGTGCGCGAGCGGCGCCCCGACGCGGCCGGCGGGCTGCTCGTCAAGCCGCTGGCCGCCCGGCTGGAGCGGGTGCAGGCGGAGTTCGCCGGCAAGCCGTACGAGGAGCTGATCCGGCTGATCAGGACCGGGCCGCCGCGGATGTCGCCGTTCGCCCTCAAGCAGATCGACGAGGCGTCCAACACCGTCGAGTTCTATGTCCACGCCGAGGACGTACGGCGGGCGCAGCCGGACTGGACCGCGCGGGAGCTGGACCCCGTGTTCTCGGACGCGCTCTGGTCCAGGATCGAGCGGATGGCCCGGGTACTGGGCCGCAAGTCGCCGGTGGGCTTGGTGCTGCGGCGACCGGACGGGCGGACGGCGGTGGCCCATCGCGGCACCCCGGTGGTCACGGTCGTCGGCGAGCCGGGCGAGCTGACGATGTTCGCCTTCGGCCGGCAGGAGGCCGCCGAGGTGGAGCTGGACGGCGACAAGGACGCCATCGAGCGGCTGCGGGCGGCGAAGCTGGGGGTGTGA
- a CDS encoding anthranilate synthase component I translates to MTTGTTGTATPDLDTFRTLAKDRRVIPVTRRLLADGDTPVGLYRKLAAERPGTFLLESAENGRTWSRYSFIGVRSAATLTTRDGQAHWLGTPPVGMPAGGDPLDALRDTVEALHTPRDLIEGEGLPPFTGGMVGYLGYDIVRRLERIGEQTEDDLQLPELTMLLTSDLAVLDHWNGTVLLIANAINHNDLDTGIDEAYADAVARLDAMADDLARPAHAGAAALPPSEVPPYTAEWGGPAFQEAVEDIKERIRAGEAFQVVPSQRFETPCTASALDVYRVLRATNPSPYMYLFRFEGGNGGEDGERAGFDVVGSSPEALVKVEDGRAMVHPIAGTRPRGASVQEDQALADELLADPKERAEHLMLVDLGRNDLGRVCEPGSVEVVDFMSVERYSHVMHIVSTVTGQVAEGRSAFDVLTACFPAGTLSGAPKPRALQIIEELEPTRRGLYGGCVGYLDFAGDSDTAIAIRTALLRDGTAYVQAGAGIVADSDPVAEDTECRNKAAAVLRAVHTANHLGG, encoded by the coding sequence ATGACCACGGGAACCACCGGCACCGCCACTCCGGACCTCGACACCTTCCGCACCCTCGCCAAGGACCGACGGGTCATCCCCGTCACCCGGCGCCTGCTCGCGGACGGCGACACCCCGGTCGGGCTCTACCGCAAACTCGCCGCCGAACGCCCCGGCACCTTCCTCCTGGAGTCCGCCGAGAACGGCCGTACGTGGTCGCGCTACTCCTTCATCGGCGTCCGCAGCGCCGCCACGCTCACCACCCGCGACGGGCAGGCGCACTGGCTGGGCACCCCGCCCGTCGGCATGCCGGCCGGCGGCGACCCGCTCGACGCGCTGCGCGACACCGTCGAGGCGCTGCACACCCCCCGCGACCTCATCGAGGGCGAGGGCCTGCCGCCGTTCACCGGCGGCATGGTCGGCTACCTCGGCTACGACATCGTGCGCCGCCTGGAGAGGATCGGCGAGCAGACCGAGGACGACCTGCAGCTGCCCGAGCTGACCATGCTGCTCACCTCCGACCTCGCCGTCCTCGACCACTGGAACGGCACGGTCCTGCTGATCGCCAACGCGATCAACCACAACGACCTCGACACCGGTATCGACGAGGCCTACGCGGACGCGGTGGCCCGCCTGGACGCCATGGCCGACGACCTCGCCCGGCCCGCGCACGCCGGTGCCGCCGCGCTGCCGCCCTCCGAGGTCCCGCCGTACACCGCCGAGTGGGGCGGCCCGGCCTTCCAGGAGGCCGTCGAGGACATCAAGGAGCGCATCCGGGCCGGCGAGGCCTTCCAGGTCGTGCCCTCCCAGCGCTTCGAGACCCCCTGCACGGCGAGCGCGCTGGACGTCTACCGCGTGCTGCGGGCCACCAACCCCAGCCCGTACATGTACCTCTTCCGCTTCGAGGGCGGCAACGGCGGCGAGGACGGCGAGCGGGCGGGCTTCGACGTCGTCGGCTCCAGCCCCGAGGCGCTGGTGAAGGTCGAGGACGGCCGGGCCATGGTCCACCCCATCGCCGGCACCCGCCCGCGCGGCGCGAGCGTCCAGGAGGACCAGGCCCTCGCGGACGAGCTGCTGGCCGACCCCAAGGAACGCGCCGAGCACCTGATGCTGGTCGACCTGGGCCGCAACGACCTGGGCCGGGTGTGCGAGCCGGGCAGCGTCGAGGTCGTCGACTTCATGTCCGTCGAGCGCTACAGCCATGTGATGCACATCGTCTCGACGGTCACCGGGCAGGTGGCCGAGGGCCGCAGCGCCTTCGACGTGCTCACCGCCTGCTTCCCCGCGGGCACGCTCTCCGGCGCCCCCAAGCCGCGCGCCCTGCAGATCATCGAGGAGCTGGAGCCGACCCGGCGCGGTCTGTACGGCGGCTGCGTCGGCTACCTCGACTTCGCCGGCGACTCCGACACCGCCATCGCGATCCGCACCGCCCTGCTGCGCGACGGCACCGCCTACGTCCAGGCGGGCGCCGGAATCGTCGCCGACTCCGACCCAGTGGCCGAGGACACCGAGTGCCGTAACAAGGCGGCGGCGGTGCTGCGCGCCGTGCACACCGCGAACCACCTGGGCGGGTAA